From one Chloroflexota bacterium genomic stretch:
- a CDS encoding class I SAM-dependent methyltransferase, with product MFSACDGYDAFAPVYHRHWRRFSFFAPQVLDALALKDLPPGAHVLDLCCGTGQLARHLVERGFRVTGLDGSSAMLAYARQIAPSAAFIHADARDFTLETPADAVVSTSDSMNHIIDLDGLASAFSCVRRSLAPGGPFVFDLNTEEKYLRHWTGSFGIADEDQACIVEVEYDRASRIARFRATVFMRGKGWERKDIVIDERCHSELEVRDALSAAGFRDVAFLDWRRDLDPNGEPAKLFVVGRA from the coding sequence GTGTTCAGCGCCTGCGACGGGTACGACGCGTTCGCGCCCGTTTACCATCGGCACTGGCGCCGCTTTAGCTTCTTCGCGCCTCAGGTGCTCGACGCGCTCGCCTTGAAGGACTTGCCGCCTGGCGCCCACGTCCTGGACCTGTGCTGCGGCACCGGTCAGCTTGCACGGCATCTCGTCGAACGCGGGTTTCGCGTCACCGGGCTCGATGGATCGAGCGCCATGCTGGCATACGCGCGCCAAATCGCGCCAAGCGCCGCGTTCATCCACGCGGATGCGCGCGACTTCACCCTGGAAACCCCGGCAGACGCCGTGGTTTCGACGTCCGACAGCATGAACCACATCATCGATCTCGACGGCCTGGCCTCGGCCTTCTCCTGCGTGCGCCGAAGTCTGGCGCCCGGTGGACCCTTCGTGTTCGACCTGAACACCGAGGAGAAGTACCTCCGCCACTGGACCGGCTCCTTCGGCATCGCGGACGAGGACCAGGCTTGCATCGTGGAGGTGGAATACGACCGGGCGAGCCGGATCGCTCGGTTTCGCGCGACCGTCTTCATGCGCGGGAAGGGGTGGGAGCGCAAGGACATCGTGATCGACGAGCGGTGCCACTCGGAATTGGAGGTTCGCGACGCGCTGTCGGCGGCCGGCTTTCGCGACGTCGCGTTTCTCGATTGGCGGCGAGATCTGGACCCGAACGGCGAGCCAGCGAAGCTCTTCGTCGTGGGCCGCGCGTGA
- a CDS encoding response regulator, giving the protein MLGAGNVRLIEILLVEDNSGDVRLTMEAFREGKLANNLTVVSDGEQALAYLERKGAYSDATRPDLILLDLNLPKVSGQEVLAKIGQDPLLASVPVVVLTASRDEHDVLRSLRLGAAAYMTKPVDAAQLIQLVEEIHAFRLGIVTSDLAEAR; this is encoded by the coding sequence TTGCTCGGTGCCGGCAACGTCCGTCTCATCGAAATCCTGCTCGTTGAGGACAACTCCGGCGATGTGCGCCTCACCATGGAAGCCTTCCGCGAAGGGAAGCTGGCCAACAATTTGACCGTCGTCAGCGACGGCGAGCAAGCGCTCGCCTACCTCGAAAGGAAAGGCGCCTACAGCGACGCCACGCGCCCCGATCTCATTCTCCTTGACCTGAACCTGCCCAAGGTGAGCGGCCAGGAGGTGCTGGCGAAGATCGGCCAGGACCCGTTGCTCGCGAGCGTTCCCGTCGTCGTGCTGACCGCCTCGCGCGACGAGCACGACGTCCTGCGATCCCTCCGGCTCGGCGCTGCCGCGTACATGACGAAGCCCGTGGACGCGGCGCAGCTCATCCAGCTCGTCGAGGAGATCCACGCGTTTCGCCTCGGCATCGTCACGTCCGACCTGGCCGAAGCCCGGTAG